The DNA segment ATCCGGAGCACAAGTGCGAGGTGTGGTAGAGAGCAAACGCAACGACAAACGCTCATGGCAAAATGGGACCGGTCACGACGACAGCGTTCGATACGGGCCGGTTCCACGTGGTGCAAAAGGAACccgagcaacagcagccgcgGACAACAGTGTGGACAACAAACACGCACCACCTTACTCGGATTCGTTACTTAATTTATTTAGTCCGCTGTTTTGCACTAactcctgcagcagcagcaacagcacacgaACACACGTTCTTAGGTGAACGAATGCGACttacagaagaagaaggaaaacaaaacccgcAACAGTGACACATCCCAATTGTTTCGGGGCGTCTCACGTCGGGCTTTCTATTACATATACCTACAAtctcttctattttttttgttgttgcaagaGAAGAACACTATCTACGACCGTTTTTAGCAAGGGTTTGGGCCCAGATGAGCTTAACATTATTCATAGACGGTGGGGTTTACATCGAGTTTACATACGTAGGTGTAAATGGCggcaagcaaagcaaaaatcaTGCATGCACACGGGCCCCGGTGAGCGCCGTGTAGCGCGGAATCGttacaaattaatttaaattctcCTCCCTTTGAATTCGCCACATTCTATGTCGCAAATAGGGGACGacaaaacaaatcgaacaacAGGTATTGTTATCAGtaagcgtattttttttttttttttgtttggtcaaAATCATCCGGGCGGCAGGTTGTTTGCTTGCGGGGGGAGGGTGGGATTGGGATGGATACCGGCATCCCTGCGATCGAGTCCTTAAACGTTTCTTCTCTTTGCTATTTTTAAGTAGATGATATACAAAACTATTAAGAAAGATTCTCATGCAGAGTGAACCGTGGGTTCTTTCATTTTATCAACATACAAATATTGCTTTATGATATTACTGTGTcataaatacaaataaacaaatgtttttgtaCAACAATACGTCGGCTGTGTGATATGGGGCTGGAAAGTTTAAGTTTAAGAAACACCGAACGGAGAACATTATTTGCCTTTCTTTCGCGATAAAAcgattgcacacacacacacacaatttatCATTAACTCGTCCCCATTTTAtacatgttttatgtttgttaacatagcttctcgtaaaccaaaggaaagaacaaaatagaaaaggaTAACTATAGCTCCGTAACAGATAACAATTGCAATTTTACGGCAGTTTGTAACACATTACCAGCTGGCAACCGCACAGAAAAAGGGTGAGAGGGGAGGAAGGAAAACATTTGTCTTATCACTAACGAACTATCGAACACATTCGGAGTCGCACAAGAAGGGTAGCTGCTTTGTTTTGCCGGACAGCTCCTAACCACCGGACGTGCAGGTGCAGTAAAAGCGGCCCCTTCTTGGCAAAATGCATCCTGTCGAACTGGTGCGTCTGAGTGGATTAAAGTGCGGGCTCGTTCATAGGAAGTTTAATATAAATCTCCTACACTCGAACGAAAACCCCCACAGAATGGATGGATGGCACAAAGTACGGAATATATGCCCCATTGGTGGTGCGTCCCAACCGATCAACCGCTGGATTCCACCCACTTTCACAATCCCCGTCCGTCAGCTCATTGGCAGTGATAGGGCATTTAATGAGCCGATGCTAGATTGGTAAGCAATGGAATCGAACCGATGTTCCGGGCccaatccatccatccaccGATTATCGTTAACTTTCTACTTACTCCGGTAAGCGCGCCGGTAACGTTTTACTGCGTCAGAAACCCTTTACCACCGGTGATGGATTTGTGGTCGAGCTTTTCCTGCTCCGAAAGCCAGGCCATCTTCTGCCGATGTTGCCGGACGGCGGCTTCGCACCGATCCAGCACCATCTGCTCGGTGAGGACGCCTTCCTCCGAGGCGTAGCAGGCCGCCTGCCAGGATACGCCCAGCTTCGAGATTTCACGACCCGACATGCCTTCGCACATTTTAGCCATTTTGCTGCACACCGCACTGTAGTCCCACTGTTCCACCTTGAAGCGTctggaagagaaaaagaaaaacggtcAGTGGCTGGATTATGCGCTGGAATCATCATACAACAACAGGCACTTACTTCTTGCCTTCCGCGGCTGGTTGTAGCACGAACTTGTCAAAGTACAGACGTACCAAACGCTCCCGCTCTTCCAGTCCGGGCAGGGTAAACTCTACCATCTCATCCAACCGATCGTTGATGGCGTAGTCGAACTGTTCGGGCGTGTTGGACGCCAGTACCAGCATGAAGCGCGGGTTTTGCTCGCCGGTACGATAGAGGAACGCGTTCAGCGCGGACCGCATGTCTTCCGAGATCTGTTCGGACGATCGTTTGCGCAGGAAAGCGTCGGCCTCGTCGATGAACAGCAGCAAACCGCGCCGGCTAGTGTTGGCCCAATCGAACACCTTGTGGATGGCCGTCACCGCGTCCCGTCCCATCGGTCCTACGTCGCCGCCCGTCATGATGGCGTAATCCATGCCGGAGTGGGTGGCGAGCCGCTTGGCGAACATCGTCTTACCGGTTCCGGGCGGACCGTGCATAAGAATGTTCCGGTACAGGCCcttgttgtttttggtgtttttcgtCGCGATGGCAATGTCTCGCAGCCGCTCCTCCAGCTTGGGCTGCAGGACAACGCCCTGCAGGGCTTCGGTCGGTTTGTGCTTCATTCGTTTCACCGTCTCGATGGGATGTTTCAGTGCCTCCAGCAGCGAAAAGCGTGACGTTTCATTGACCAGCGACGGTTTACCTATCCGCGCCTCGACATACCGTGCCGTTACGCCCGTTGCCCCCTTGGCCGTGTACACGCCGAGTGCGAGCAGCGACAGGCCGCCGACCGTCGTGACCACCTTGTTCCAATCGGTCAGCAGTGCGGTGGCACCCTGCCCCAGGACGGACCCGGCCGTCTTAATGCCCTCCATCACGGTGATGCGGTTCTCTTCCGCCTTCAGGCGGATTTGCTCCAGCGTTAGGTCACGGTTTTCCCGATCCACCTTCGCTTTAGCACGCAGTTCCGCCTCGAGCAGCTTCATCTTGTTTTTCTCCCGCAGCTCCATCTCGTGCTCGATGGTCTTGCGGCGCATTGCCTCCTGTTTCGCAACGCTTTCCTCCTGTTTGCGTAGATTTTCCTCCTgcacccgctgctgctgggccaGCTGCTCCTCGTACCGTTTGCGAGCGAGCTGGTCCTGGTACTGGGcgcgttgctgctgttgcttggTTTCCTCTGCCAGCGTCTTTCGACGCTCCTCATGGTCCACGCGCTTATGCTCCACCTTGGACGCTTCTATGTGAGCCTCGTACTCCTTCACCTTTGCCAGATACTCCTGCTGGCGAGTGTTTTCCTGCATTTTCGACAGCTCCAGCGCTTCCCGGGCGTGCTCTGCGGGTGATACGGAACATCAGCATAAAGTGGGGGGTGTTGGCATTAGGATTACGCAACATTAAGGTGTACTTACTCGAACGCTCCAGGGTGCGTGCAGCTTCGGCCGCCCGTTCCAGGGCCGACGAATCGAACCGATACGCTTCCATGGCTTTCCGTTCGGCCTTGGTCAAATTGGCATCGCCCGCCATCTGACCGGCGCTGCCGGCCGACGACGGTGGCGGTCCCGGCGGTTCCGGTCCACCATCACCGCCCTGCGGAGGAGCTTGACTTTTATACCCGAACAACCACGACATTGCGACAGAACGTTTGGACTTGCACTGTTTATCACTGCACACGTAATGCGTTCGGGGGGTTTTGTGCCTGCACGATAACAACTGTACGAGATGCAGACAATTCGGTTAGCAACGTTCTGTAACCGTGCTCAGGAAAATGTGCTCCTCGCTCCGgttcgatattttttttttatctcctGCTTTGAATCTGTCAAATGGAGCTGTCAGCTTGCTGCTGTCAACGGTGGCCAATgccaaatttaaatttatttcagtgtttttattgcaaaaacatAATGCATCAAATGGccaataaaatagaaaatgatTTGAAATGCTTTTATCACAAGTTATTTTCGAGAAACTATGTTGTTCTTGCAATACAATCGAAACGAATTGATAGTGGCTTCCTAGAACTCGACTTCAATCCTGCGAAGTAAACGGAGCCATCGCGGCCCGCCTGGCAAAAACCGGTTTACACGAGCTCGCCAACGCAACATTTGCGAATGTTTTTGAAAGGTGTTGTGAGGGGTTTTGAGTGTACAAGATGGCCGCTAGAAAGGTCGCGCTGGTCTGCGATTGTGTTGGTGGACAACATTAAAAgaccaaaaaataaatatactcCACCatttctcctcctccccctcaTTGATCCCCACGGGATCCTACATTTCATGTGTGTATTTACCGTCTCACTGATACATGCTCCGTTATTGCATCAGCTGATCCGGCGTTGGCTGCAGTTAAACGCCaagtttgtttatgtttttttcacaCGTCCAAATGCGCGAAAGAGATGACATGTCACGACGAGTGAAAACATACACTCCTCGGTAGATGAGGCGCGTAAATTGCCACCAACATAACGAAAGGCATATGGAAAGAGGTAAACGAAGCGTTCGAAGTGAAGTGCGAGAGGGGACACAAAAGCTCACTTCGAAACGAGCACTGTAGGCAAGTAAAGGATAGGTAGCgaaaatgagcgagatgcagcgatattcgaacgtcaaaaacccTCGCCATGTTGTACGGGGGCGCGtcgggaaagcaaaacaaaacacatccaaGCGGAGTTGAAAAAGTGCATCGTTCCACACCTTGGCTGGATTTGGATTGAACGCaggtatttttatttaattctgGCGGTGTCGTTCTGCCTGACGCACGTTAGCAGATCACTAACGGCCGTTTGAATAATTCACAGTATCAGCGAGCAAAGATGACGAAGCGCAATATGTGGAGTTACGACGAGACGCTCGAGATGCTGAACATAATGCTCCGCCAGGAAAGCCTGAAAGCGATGAACGGCCGACCGTTCCGAAAGGACAAAGCCTTCCGCTTGGTATATGAAGAGATGGTGCACCGGGGCTACAGCACCAAGGATCCAAAGCAGATAGAGTACCGTTGGAAAAATCTGAAGCGACAGTACGTGGACCTGCAGAAGGATCCCACGTTGGTCGATACTAACCCATTCCCGTACTACGACGAAATAGACGTACTGATGAAAGGAAAGCCACCTGCCGCCAGTCAGACAACGAAGCTGTGCGAGCTCGTCATTTCTaaaggtgcagcagcagcatcgttgTTATGAATTGCAGAACGACATTACTCAACATTTGTCTCTTCCCTGCAGTTGAACGTAGCTCAACCACGGAGGCAGAGGAGGTTCTCCTCGAAACGGAGATGGAACCCATCGAGCAGGTGGAATGTGAAATAGATCCACCGATTGCGAGTGAGGAAGTCGTTGAGGAAACTATTGTCGAATCATCGCCCCAGCCGCAAACAGCGCAACCTGTCCCGAAACGATTGAAGCGCAGTAGAAGGCGTCAGGGCGAACTGCCGAAAGCATTTCTTCACCCCTACAAGACGGCAACGGAGGAAGAAGTGTTTCGGAATCAGAAAAAGCTAATCGATTATCAGTTCGGTCTGTACAGCAAAGCCCAGGAGGAGTCGGACCAGAAATTCCTCGCCATGAGCCGACAAATGCTGGAAGAGTGTAATGACAAGTTTCAAGTGTTCTTAGCGAAGCTGGCACCGGGCAACTAGTCGGGAAGCGAAGTCTAGTCATAGGTGTCTTAAGGAACGTTTATGGAATACTTATTTTATAAAGAAATTTCAAGTTTTAATCTATACTGTACAacgttttttgcattttttttcatattctttGCTTATATTACAACCATTTAAAACCACCACTACAGCTaacaagaaaaattaaaagattTATAAGACTAAAAGGTAAAGGCATGTTACAAAAATACTTAAGGCGAACGTAGCGATTAATGGCACTCGACAGCAGCAGTCTCCCCCTCACTTTTTGTCCACGTGCAGCTGAATCCACGGATGGATGGCCACATTTTCCAGCGGCATACGGCTGGCCGGATCTTTGACGAGCAGTCGCGAGATCAGATGAGACGCCGCCTTCGTCACGTCCGGCGGCACCGTGTACTGCACCTTCATAATCTTACGGTACGTTTCCTCGTACGTGGTGGCCAGGAACGGGGCCTTTCCGCACAGCAGCTCGTACGCCAGCACGCCCAAGCTCCACAGATCAACGGTTTTGGTGTGCGGCTGACCTTGCACCATCTCGGGCGACAGATAGTCGAGCGTACCGCACAGCGTCGTACGGGAGGACGTGGGCTCGTGTACGGACCAACCGAAATCGGCTATCTTCAACTCACCACCATGCCCCAGCAGCAAGTTTTCCGGCTTTATGTCCCGATGTATCACATTGCGCTCGTGCAGATAGATCAGCGCCGACACGAGCGAGTACACGTAGATGGCGCACCGTTTCTCGGGGAACCGTTtgcccggctgctgctgctgctccttgaACAGGGTACCGCCCGGTGCATACTCCAGGATGAGATAGATGCGCGATTCGTCGTGAAAGTAGCCGTACATGCGCAGTATGTTCGGATGGCGCAGATGGGACTGTATTTCGATTTCTCTCCGCACCTGATGCTCGATCCCCTGGGCGTGCACCTAAGCAatgggggagagagagagaaacagaagAGAGCTTTTAGCATCAACGGAACAGTTTTAGCGTGCCTCGGGGCGCGATACCAACCTGCTTTTTGAACAACACCTTCAGCGCGATCACGAACTTGGTTTCCTTTTCGCGGGCCAGATAGACATTGCCAAACTTGCCCCTACCCAGCGGACGGCCGATATCGAAATTGCTGAGTGTCCACACCTTTTTGGCCGGTTTTGCCTGTTGCGCCTGTTGGTTACCGTCCGTGCCGCTTTGCTTCTGCTCTGCCGCATCCGGCCTATCATCGGCCGGCGTCGTATCCATCGGTTCGGACTCAGTCTTTGGAGTGATTTGCTTTTCGGGCACTGGTTTACTGCTACTGGCCGCTGGCCGCACCACAGGTGCCGGCAGCTGAGGTGCTTTGAACCCTCCCATATGCTGTCCTCCCCCTTCCGCTACCTTCCCGACCATCTTCGCAGCATTGTTGCTCCTTCCTGCGGCCGTGTTTGCGGCTGGACCTCCAACACCGGCACCCTTTTTGACCAGCAACGTCCCTGAATGGGAAGGAATGCCTGTGCTCGCGGCTACCGATGACGGTCCGTTCAGTAGTTTACGGTTTTCTTTGTTGCACGCCATGTTTGAGCAAACTGTgccagcaaaaacaaatacgcAACAGGGGGTTGGGAAAAGGATTAAGCGCGCAAAAACCGCTAAAGACTAGATACAATATGAAATAACCCCTCGCAATAAACGTCTGAATGCCGACGGGAgcgtttctctttctttttataCGACACCGAAAAGAAGAAGTGCAATGCAAACTGTTGTTCTTCGTGCTCTGTGGGAACTTTAATTTTTAACGGCTCATTCTGACAGCTCGCAGCATGAGCGGAATTTTAGAGCGCTCGGAATGTGATCTAAAATGTATTTTGGCGGTACCGAGATCAATAGACCCGTACACCGCGCGGGTGTGTGCAccttgagcaaaaaaaaaatgtcgacACACTTTTTAGACCAAGCCCTTTTCGAACAGGATTCGAAGGTAGAAAGCTTTCGCCAAACGGTTGAAAAAAGCCCTTTCGCCCTTACGTAAGGTTCATAACCTTTTGCCATGCCCTTTGTGGGTTCGACGAGTGCGAAGCAATAAATGAAAGAAGCGCCCAGAACTGTTAATGGCCCCTAATTATTTCTCAGCCAAATGACAAAAGCAATAGCTCGGCATAGGTAATATTCTATTACATTACGGTTTGCATTACTAACATTACGTGTACAGTACAAATAGTTGTATTTATTGCATCTCTTGCAGTTACGCACAtaaacattttgaatttaacTTATATTGATACTCAAACCATTACCCTCTATCATTAGTATAGCTAGTAAACTAACTCATTACGCTAAAATACGCCTTTAAACTTCCGCAGTGAAGCGCctcgtgtttctttttttctacgcAAATGTCATTACTATATATGCCAAGTTAAACACATTGCTTAAAAGACATAAAAATGTAATTAGTTTTAAAACGAGCATGCATGAAAAGGTACAATCTCTGATTAGtggggttgtgttttttgctcgCTGACATTATGCCCGCaatcaataataatgaaataaaattattgaCGTGATACAGTTATCAATctagaataataaaaaaagacttTCTAATAGCAGACTGTTGATTCCTGCTAGGGAGAATTGTTTCCTAGAATCCGGGCTGAACCTCACAGTACGCCGTTCCCCACAAAGGTAGAAAGGAAATccgatttaaattaaatgatacCGCCACTTACTCCTCCCCCCTTTACagatcatcatcctcatcccATTCTCCTAAAAGTGAACTCACTTCCTTCGACTTGGAGGCCGATTTGTCCTTATCGTCTTCGTCACCGGCATCGTCATCTCCCGGCTCACTGGTTGCTTCAACCTTTTCGCTGGCAGCGGTCGCTGTGCCATTTTTCTTACCCTTCGGCGATACGGTTTCCCTTTCGTCGTCCGATTTGGTCACCTTCTCCTTTTGCTTGGCAGCATCCTTCGATGCGTCATCGCCCTTCTCCTCCTGTTCCTCTTCCGGCTCTGATTCTGTTTTGATGGGTTTTGCTGTGGTGTCTGGTTCCTCTTCATCGGTTGGTTCGACCGCCACCGCCTCAGCAACACTACTACCACCGGTCGTCACCTTTTCGATCTCTTTCTCAAGATCTCCCGCCTCGTTCGAAAGCTCGTCCAGTTTGGCCTCGTTGTTCCAATCGTCCAGCAGCTTGTCGATTTCCTTGCCGGACAGCTTCTCCGTCTCGACGGCCTTTTTCTGTTGCGTGTCTGGTGCTGCATCGGCCAGCGATTCCTTTTCCTTGCTTTTACCCGTTTCCGACGATGCTTTCTTGGCTGGTTCCGGCTTTGCTGCGGCGCTCGATTTACCAGCCAATGGGGCGGCAGCCACGGATTTCTTCTCGGTCGCCTTTTCCCTTTTGGCTGGCTTTTCCACCGGCTCATCGGCCACCGGTGGTGGCGGTTGTTGCTCCTCGGCAGTATCCTCCGACCAATCGCCCTCCAGCTCGGAGATCAGCTTCAACTTGTCCGACTGCTGCCGGTCTTCCGAATCGTCCAGATCGTCGTCCTTCACGGCAGCGTCGGCCGACGTGTCCGCGTCCGGCAGCTCATCATCGTCCATCTCCATCAGCTGGTCCTTCACCGCTTGCTGCaacgtttcgttcgtttcggaCGTCACCTCCCCGGACATGTCCACGTCGTCGTCCATCGTGttgccgtcgtcgtcgaccTCGTCCGGCTTGTCGGATGCGTCCGTCCGGCGGGACGCTTGACTATCGTCACCCTCCTCAAGCGACACCTCCTTGTCGACGACCGGCTTGTCTTCCGACAGCGAAACGGAGGCTTGCGAGTTTTCATCCTCCGATGCGGTCACATCCGCCGCCTTCGCGTCCGACTTTTGGCTATCGTTGTGCTCGGAACCGGCGTCCGCCGCCTGCTGGCTGTACATGACCGTATCAACGATCTGCACGCCCTCGCCCAGCTGTATCGTGGAGCCGACGGAAAAGTTGTCCTCAttcaacaccatcaccacgtCGTTGCCTGTCAAGCACACCAGGAGGAGAAGATTAGTTGCAATACGCGCCGCCACACAGCcacaataaacacacacgccgGTCGCACTTACCTGATCCGCCAGTGCTCTGTAGCTGGGAGATGATTTCATCCTTCTGGGACtgcgtcagcagcagctcggtACCATCGGCAGTGACCAGCTTCGGCATACCATCGCCGGCCGCCCCACCGGACGCATGCTCCCCGTGCACGCTGGCCAGCTCCGCCTCGATGTACTGGTTCTGGTAGTTCGGATCGTCGAGCACGACCCCATTGTCGCCGACGAGCGTAAGGCTGGTGGCGATGCCGGACGCCACATTGCTGAGCGCTTCCGCCTCGGACGACGGTTCGAGCGTGATCGGGCGCGCCGAGCCACCGGCGCCGCTCTTTCCCTCCGCCCCCCCGTACGTGCCCTTCGCCGGGGGCAGCGTGATGTTGGACAGTATTTTGATCTTGCCATCGCCGGCCGCCGACCCGtacgtcttggtctggggcgAGGTGAGCTCCTCCTCCGTCTGGTAGTCCTCGTCGTCGGTAAACTCCAGCACACCGTCCGCGATGGCCCGCTGCTTGTGCTGCTCCTTCATGTGGTCGTACAGTTCCATCTCCTTCGCGAACACCTTGTTGCAGTAGATGCACTGCTGCaggtcgccgccgccgctggtCGCGTGCACCTCCTCCTCGTGCTTCGCCAGATCGTCCGCCGTCATCGCGACGTGGTCGCACTCGCCGCAGCGCGGGAACCGAAGCGCCGGCTTGATGTTGTGCACCGTGTGCCAGTGGTAGAGCAGGTGCGGGTTGCGCTGCTGCGCCTTGAACCCGCAGTGCTCGCAGATCCGCACATCGATGCGCTCCTTGTGCTTGTGGATCAGATGGTTGTAGAACGCTTTGTAGCTGGGTATGCTGATCGGGCGCCCATTGATGCCGCAGCGCAGGCACAGCCACGGTCCGGTCGTGTTTTCCGCCCCCTTCGCTATCAGTGCGTGCATCGTTTTGGCGTCAATCGTTTTGGTCGTACCGCCGCCGGAAGGTTTACCGCTGGTGGCGGCAgtggaggaagaggaggactGGGAGGTGGTGGATGATCCTCCTTTCGCCATATCGCTGCGGATGTTTGCCGTCGCCCGGCGTACCATCGATTGGTCCTGCTTGAGCGGCGTTGCCGTACGGATATCCATCTTGGGCGCGGCCGAGCTGGAGGACGATGCGCCCGACGTCGTGTTGTTGCCCGCGTTCGGCGAAGGTTTCTGCATGATCTTCAGCttgatgtttttgttcttcttcacCAGATGGGGATACTTTTTCAGCACCTCCGATATGATCTTCGCGTGGTCCACGTTGCCCGAGTCGTCCTTCACCGTGATCTGCTTCAGCACGTTCGAGCCCTGGCCGGGTGATTTCGATTCCTGCTTGATGACGATCTGCTTGGTCGTGGTGGCGCCCTGCTGGTTGGCGGACTTGGCCAGCGCCGCCTTAACCGAGGCCGGCGGCTGGTAAtcctcatcgtcgtcatcgttgaAGTGCGTATCGTCGTCCACGTAGTCGGGCGAATCGTCGTCATCGGTCGTCAGCTGGCTGCGCATGCGGGCTGCCTCGGTGAACTCCTTCACCTCCTCCAGGTTGGGCTTCTTGGCCGGGGGGGAAGTGAGCGAACCGCTCGACGGTCGCTTCACTACGTTCGCGTTCGTGTACCCTTTGCGCAGCTTCTCGAACGGAGATgtttcctcctccttcttcaCCTGGTCCGCCGTCAGTAGGGGTTTCGTTTCGTACGTAATTCCGTCGAACGAACCCTCAAACCCGTCGCCCATTTCCCCGTCGTCGAAGCGCGAAGGGCCCGGCTTGGCGTCTTTCGGACCGGCAGCAGCGTGCGCCATCGATTTGCCACCATACGAATGAACCGGCTGCCTTGCCAAGGGTAGCCGTGGTCTCGAACCGACTGCCGGCAGCCCGGACGGTGGTCCCCGCTGAACAGGCAGACCGCCGCGCTGCTGACCGTGATTACCCTGGTAGACGGGCCCACCGCGCTGGGGCCGTGGCGCCTGCTTATTGAGCAGCACCGGTTGCTTCACGATGCGCGACGACGTTTGGCGGTGCGCCTcgagcagcttcagcagcacgGTCATGTTCATGTCGGTGGCCGTTTTCAGCAGCCGGTCGTACATGTTGTACTGGAACTCGAGCGTGCCCGTGTACATGAAGTTCACGATCGGGACGATGACGTCCGCCTGCAGATCCATCGGCATGATC comes from the Anopheles coluzzii chromosome 2, AcolN3, whole genome shotgun sequence genome and includes:
- the LOC120953656 gene encoding ATPase family AAA domain-containing protein 3A homolog; protein product: MSWLFGYKSQAPPQGGDGGPEPPGPPPSSAGSAGQMAGDANLTKAERKAMEAYRFDSSALERAAEAARTLERSKHAREALELSKMQENTRQQEYLAKVKEYEAHIEASKVEHKRVDHEERRKTLAEETKQQQQRAQYQDQLARKRYEEQLAQQQRVQEENLRKQEESVAKQEAMRRKTIEHEMELREKNKMKLLEAELRAKAKVDRENRDLTLEQIRLKAEENRITVMEGIKTAGSVLGQGATALLTDWNKVVTTVGGLSLLALGVYTAKGATGVTARYVEARIGKPSLVNETSRFSLLEALKHPIETVKRMKHKPTEALQGVVLQPKLEERLRDIAIATKNTKNNKGLYRNILMHGPPGTGKTMFAKRLATHSGMDYAIMTGGDVGPMGRDAVTAIHKVFDWANTSRRGLLLFIDEADAFLRKRSSEQISEDMRSALNAFLYRTGEQNPRFMLVLASNTPEQFDYAINDRLDEMVEFTLPGLEERERLVRLYFDKFVLQPAAEGKKRFKVEQWDYSAVCSKMAKMCEGMSGREISKLGVSWQAACYASEEGVLTEQMVLDRCEAAVRQHRQKMAWLSEQEKLDHKSITGGKGFLTQ
- the LOC120952320 gene encoding uncharacterized protein LOC120952320; the protein is MTKRNMWSYDETLEMLNIMLRQESLKAMNGRPFRKDKAFRLVYEEMVHRGYSTKDPKQIEYRWKNLKRQYVDLQKDPTLVDTNPFPYYDEIDVLMKGKPPAASQTTKLCELVISKVERSSTTEAEEVLLETEMEPIEQVECEIDPPIASEEVVEETIVESSPQPQTAQPVPKRLKRSRRRQGELPKAFLHPYKTATEEEVFRNQKKLIDYQFGLYSKAQEESDQKFLAMSRQMLEECNDKFQVFLAKLAPGN
- the LOC120952319 gene encoding aurora kinase C, with the translated sequence MACNKENRKLLNGPSSVAASTGIPSHSGTLLVKKGAGVGGPAANTAAGRSNNAAKMVGKVAEGGGQHMGGFKAPQLPAPVVRPAASSSKPVPEKQITPKTESEPMDTTPADDRPDAAEQKQSGTDGNQQAQQAKPAKKVWTLSNFDIGRPLGRGKFGNVYLAREKETKFVIALKVLFKKQVHAQGIEHQVRREIEIQSHLRHPNILRMYGYFHDESRIYLILEYAPGGTLFKEQQQQPGKRFPEKRCAIYVYSLVSALIYLHERNVIHRDIKPENLLLGHGGELKIADFGWSVHEPTSSRTTLCGTLDYLSPEMVQGQPHTKTVDLWSLGVLAYELLCGKAPFLATTYEETYRKIMKVQYTVPPDVTKAASHLISRLLVKDPASRMPLENVAIHPWIQLHVDKK
- the LOC120948622 gene encoding centrosome-associated zinc finger protein CP190, translated to MSKMTRYAEAKSVKVDNWGVFFLQKLQNFFNKTDHCDLTLQFNDNSQLKVHRLVLSACTDYFNHLENVCEMYDDVLIMPMDLQADVIVPIVNFMYTGTLEFQYNMYDRLLKTATDMNMTVLLKLLEAHRQTSSRIVKQPVLLNKQAPRPQRGGPVYQGNHGQQRGGLPVQRGPPSGLPAVGSRPRLPLARQPVHSYGGKSMAHAAAGPKDAKPGPSRFDDGEMGDGFEGSFDGITYETKPLLTADQVKKEEETSPFEKLRKGYTNANVVKRPSSGSLTSPPAKKPNLEEVKEFTEAARMRSQLTTDDDDSPDYVDDDTHFNDDDDEDYQPPASVKAALAKSANQQGATTTKQIVIKQESKSPGQGSNVLKQITVKDDSGNVDHAKIISEVLKKYPHLVKKNKNIKLKIMQKPSPNAGNNTTSGASSSSSAAPKMDIRTATPLKQDQSMVRRATANIRSDMAKGGSSTTSQSSSSSTAATSGKPSGGGTTKTIDAKTMHALIAKGAENTTGPWLCLRCGINGRPISIPSYKAFYNHLIHKHKERIDVRICEHCGFKAQQRNPHLLYHWHTVHNIKPALRFPRCGECDHVAMTADDLAKHEEEVHATSGGGDLQQCIYCNKVFAKEMELYDHMKEQHKQRAIADGVLEFTDDEDYQTEEELTSPQTKTYGSAAGDGKIKILSNITLPPAKGTYGGAEGKSGAGGSARPITLEPSSEAEALSNVASGIATSLTLVGDNGVVLDDPNYQNQYIEAELASVHGEHASGGAAGDGMPKLVTADGTELLLTQSQKDEIISQLQSTGGSGNDVVMVLNEDNFSVGSTIQLGEGVQIVDTVMYSQQAADAGSEHNDSQKSDAKAADVTASEDENSQASVSLSEDKPVVDKEVSLEEGDDSQASRRTDASDKPDEVDDDGNTMDDDVDMSGEVTSETNETLQQAVKDQLMEMDDDELPDADTSADAAVKDDDLDDSEDRQQSDKLKLISELEGDWSEDTAEEQQPPPPVADEPVEKPAKREKATEKKSVAAAPLAGKSSAAAKPEPAKKASSETGKSKEKESLADAAPDTQQKKAVETEKLSGKEIDKLLDDWNNEAKLDELSNEAGDLEKEIEKVTTGGSSVAEAVAVEPTDEEEPDTTAKPIKTESEPEEEQEEKGDDASKDAAKQKEKVTKSDDERETVSPKGKKNGTATAASEKVEATSEPGDDDAGDEDDKDKSASKSKEVSSLLGEWDEDDDL